One window of the Archangium primigenium genome contains the following:
- a CDS encoding quaternary amine ABC transporter ATP-binding protein: MSATTSDTFATATSVREEAITRGVAPDTAIAVRSLRKLYGGDAHKAQALLAQGVSKEEILARTGCTVAIQDVSFDVRRGEIFVVMGLSGSGKSTVLRCLNRLIEPSSGSVVVDGIDVTRADKRRLLEVRRGKIAMVFQNFGLLPHRTLVHNVEYGLEMKGVDKATRRAKALHALGLVGLQGYADKLPRELSGGMQQRVGLARALATDPDILLMDEAFSALDPLIRKQMQDELLDLQARMNKTIVFITHDLDEALKIGGRIAIMRDGAIVQVGTPEEILSRPANDYVRAFIQDVDRTRIITAGAIKKRSEVVIHPKDGPALAVKRMRELGSSTLFVTDPQRRFLGLVHIEDALRLVGENVHDLGRILRTDVPTTTPDTPLAKLVAVAASTRIPIAVVAEDGTFQGLVDRASLLSCIAGEVA; this comes from the coding sequence ATGTCGGCTACTACTTCTGACACGTTCGCGACCGCCACCTCCGTCCGCGAGGAGGCCATCACCCGCGGGGTTGCTCCGGACACGGCCATCGCCGTGCGGAGCCTGCGCAAGCTCTACGGCGGTGACGCGCACAAGGCCCAGGCGCTGCTCGCCCAGGGGGTCTCCAAGGAGGAGATCCTCGCGCGCACGGGCTGCACGGTGGCCATCCAGGACGTGAGCTTCGACGTGCGCCGTGGGGAGATCTTCGTCGTCATGGGCCTGTCGGGCAGCGGCAAGTCCACGGTGCTGCGCTGCCTCAACCGCCTCATCGAGCCGAGCTCCGGCAGCGTGGTGGTGGACGGCATCGACGTCACGCGCGCGGACAAGCGGCGGCTGCTCGAGGTGCGCCGCGGGAAGATCGCCATGGTCTTCCAGAACTTCGGCCTGCTGCCGCACCGCACCCTCGTGCACAACGTGGAGTACGGGCTGGAGATGAAGGGCGTGGACAAGGCCACGCGGCGGGCCAAGGCCCTGCACGCGCTCGGGCTGGTGGGGCTCCAGGGCTACGCGGACAAGTTGCCGCGCGAGCTGAGCGGCGGCATGCAGCAGCGCGTGGGGCTCGCGCGCGCGCTGGCCACGGACCCGGACATCCTGCTCATGGACGAGGCCTTCAGCGCGCTCGATCCGCTCATCCGCAAGCAGATGCAGGACGAGCTGCTCGACCTCCAGGCGCGCATGAACAAGACGATCGTCTTCATCACGCACGACCTGGACGAGGCGCTCAAGATTGGCGGTCGCATCGCCATCATGCGCGATGGCGCCATCGTCCAGGTGGGCACGCCGGAGGAGATCCTCTCCCGGCCGGCCAACGACTACGTGCGCGCCTTCATCCAGGACGTGGACCGCACGCGCATCATCACCGCGGGGGCCATCAAGAAGCGCTCGGAGGTGGTCATCCACCCCAAGGACGGCCCCGCGCTGGCGGTCAAGCGCATGCGCGAGCTGGGCTCCTCCACGCTCTTCGTGACGGACCCCCAGCGCCGCTTCCTGGGGCTGGTGCACATCGAGGACGCGCTGCGGCTGGTGGGCGAGAACGTGCATGACCTGGGACGCATCCTGCGCACGGACGTGCCCACCACCACGCCGGACACGCCCCTGGCGAAGCTGGTGGCGGTGGCGGCCAGCACGCGCATCCCCATCGCCGTGGTGGCGGAGGACGGCACGTTCCAGGGCCTCGTGGACCGGGCCTCGCTGCTGTCGTGCATCGCCGGGGAGGTGGCGTGA
- a CDS encoding ABC transporter permease, which yields MDLRIGDVFERLIDGLKDRFDPFFHAVADGLTAAIRALEGLLLLAPSHVLIGLVALASWRLSGLGSAVLCALGLELIVGMGLWQATMETLALVLSSACVSLLLGIPLGIVASYNRWLARGLRPLLDSMQTMPAFVYLIPAVLFFRLGKVPGVVATVIFAMPPAVRLTQLGIQQVPRDVVEAALAFGSTPRQLLWNVQLPIALPTLLAGVNQTLMLSLSMVVISAMIGAGGLGEQVLKGITQLRIGLGFESGIAVVILAIVLDRLTNALGQPRSRPT from the coding sequence ATGGACCTGCGCATTGGAGACGTCTTCGAGCGGCTGATCGACGGGCTCAAGGATCGCTTCGATCCCTTCTTCCACGCGGTGGCCGACGGGCTCACCGCCGCCATCCGGGCGCTGGAGGGGCTCCTGCTGCTCGCGCCGAGCCACGTGCTCATCGGCCTGGTGGCGCTGGCCTCGTGGCGGCTCAGTGGCCTGGGCTCCGCGGTGCTGTGTGCCCTGGGCCTGGAGCTCATCGTCGGCATGGGCCTGTGGCAGGCGACGATGGAGACGCTCGCGCTGGTGCTCAGCTCGGCGTGCGTGTCGCTGCTCCTGGGCATCCCGCTGGGCATCGTGGCCTCGTACAACCGCTGGCTGGCGCGGGGACTGCGGCCCCTCTTGGACTCCATGCAGACGATGCCCGCCTTCGTCTACCTCATCCCCGCGGTGCTCTTCTTCCGCCTGGGCAAGGTGCCGGGCGTGGTGGCCACCGTCATCTTCGCCATGCCGCCGGCGGTGCGGCTCACCCAGCTCGGCATCCAGCAGGTGCCGCGTGACGTGGTGGAGGCGGCCCTCGCCTTTGGCTCCACGCCGCGCCAGCTGCTCTGGAACGTGCAGCTGCCCATCGCCCTGCCCACGCTCCTGGCCGGGGTGAACCAGACCCTCATGCTGTCGCTCTCCATGGTGGTCATCTCCGCGATGATCGGCGCCGGCGGGCTGGGCGAGCAGGTGTTGAAGGGCATCACCCAGCTGCGGATCGGGCTGGGCTTCGAGAGCGGCATCGCGGTGGTCATCCTGGCCATCGTGCTCGACCGCCTGACGAACGCGCTGGGCCAGCCCCGGTCGCGTCCCACGTGA
- a CDS encoding glycine betaine ABC transporter substrate-binding protein has product MNRHAPALCLALAGSLLLGTGCKKDPAPEAAAQAQAPAKTLKLVYVNWAEGVAMTHLAKAVLEDRMGYQVQLTMADVAPVFTSLAEGDSDAFLDAWLPLTHKDYMERFQGKVEDLGTNYEGARIGLVVPAYVQAQSIADLAGMKKALDGQIVGIDSGAGIMNTTEKALKAYTLDLRLMSSSGPAMAASLQDAIKRERPVVVTGWKPHWKFARWDLKFLDDPQGVYGSAENIHTLTRPGLEKDKPEVARFLRAFKLDDAQLGDLMGAVSEAKGDPSEAVREWMKRHAALVDGWVPRS; this is encoded by the coding sequence ATGAACCGACACGCGCCCGCCCTGTGCCTGGCGCTCGCTGGCAGCCTGCTGCTGGGCACCGGCTGCAAGAAGGACCCGGCCCCCGAGGCCGCCGCCCAGGCCCAGGCTCCGGCCAAGACCCTCAAGCTCGTCTACGTGAACTGGGCCGAGGGCGTGGCGATGACGCACCTGGCGAAGGCCGTGCTCGAGGACCGCATGGGCTACCAGGTCCAGCTCACCATGGCGGACGTGGCCCCCGTCTTCACCTCGCTCGCGGAAGGCGACAGCGATGCCTTCCTCGACGCCTGGCTGCCGCTCACCCACAAGGACTACATGGAGCGCTTCCAGGGGAAGGTGGAGGACCTGGGGACGAACTACGAGGGGGCGCGCATCGGCCTCGTCGTGCCCGCGTACGTACAGGCCCAGAGCATCGCGGACCTCGCGGGCATGAAGAAGGCGCTGGACGGGCAGATCGTCGGCATCGACTCGGGCGCGGGCATCATGAACACCACCGAGAAGGCGCTGAAGGCCTACACGCTGGACCTGCGGCTCATGTCGTCCAGTGGCCCCGCCATGGCCGCGAGCCTCCAGGACGCCATCAAGCGCGAGCGCCCCGTGGTGGTGACGGGCTGGAAGCCCCACTGGAAGTTCGCCCGGTGGGACCTCAAGTTTCTCGACGACCCCCAGGGCGTCTACGGCAGCGCGGAGAACATCCACACCCTGACCCGGCCGGGCCTGGAGAAGGACAAGCCAGAGGTGGCCCGGTTCCTCCGGGCCTTCAAGCTGGATGACGCGCAGCTGGGCGACCTGATGGGCGCCGTGAGCGAGGCCAAGGGCGATCCGTCCGAGGCCGTGCGCGAGTGGATGAAGCGCCACGCGGCGCTCGTGGACGGCTGGGTGCCGCGCTCCTGA
- a CDS encoding DNA internalization-related competence protein ComEC/Rec2 has product MLGAGLGIQQTARSGLFQLLLASTLGVGLVGLARLPGAHLGVLGMLALTGGCLASLEAQVDVPEALREGGTALMEGEVERVERFGDTTRLLLDVARVGPGEGVAARFLANLSARGEPPPLLPGQRVRLEARIQPLAPASNPGEKDLSEKRFRQGMAFTGGFQAERLVVLSRPARWRQELARLQAELSQAVNAVAPSPEAAALFLTLAAGQRASLDAGLEEDFSRSGLAHVLSVSGLHVAALALMTLALLRGGLVRLGAVVRPLRRLEARRLAAPVSVPFVWAYVVFTGTQPPAVRSAVMASCVLLGLALWRRADGLNSLAAAAAVLVVWGPSSVADLSLQLSFLAVFSLLLLTPALREALPVPPPDPRESRWLARHGGKLRETVLETLCASGAVTLASLPLVAATFGRVSLAGFVSNIVCLPLCGVLTGFAAGGAALQVVSPWLATPLLWGGAWASWVLLGLTRFFAHVPLATVDVPAFGLAASLLYAAGLGFWALGERRWRWGGLLVPGALALALVWPHVRPEPGLRLTFLSVGQGDALVLSSRGHHALLDGGGVPGGADPGLRVVVPFLQAARIPRLDLAVLSHPHPDHALGLISALEKVPTERLWLPAGSTHGPLSRRLIAVASGAAIEEVQRGRAVYALGEATVEVLGPPEEREWLEGVNDQSVVLLVRHGDVTVLLPGDIEEAGEAALLEGARLGPVTVLKAPHHGSRTSSTPELLAAVRPRYVVFCVGRRNRFGFPHPEVAARYRDLGTECLRTDLQGAITLESDGHDVRLSAFLPSPSPGERDVVAGPLSHHQP; this is encoded by the coding sequence ATGCTCGGAGCGGGTCTGGGGATTCAACAGACAGCGCGGAGCGGGTTATTCCAACTTCTGTTGGCTTCAACCCTCGGAGTGGGCCTCGTGGGGCTCGCCCGCCTGCCTGGTGCCCATCTGGGCGTGCTGGGGATGCTGGCGCTCACCGGGGGCTGCCTGGCGTCGCTGGAAGCCCAGGTGGACGTGCCCGAGGCCCTGCGCGAGGGCGGCACGGCCCTGATGGAGGGCGAGGTGGAGCGCGTGGAGCGCTTTGGGGACACCACCCGCCTGTTGCTGGATGTGGCACGCGTGGGCCCCGGCGAGGGCGTCGCGGCCCGCTTCCTGGCGAACCTCTCCGCGCGCGGCGAGCCCCCGCCCCTGCTGCCCGGCCAGCGGGTGCGGCTGGAGGCGCGGATCCAACCGCTCGCGCCCGCGTCGAACCCAGGAGAAAAGGATTTGTCGGAGAAGCGCTTCCGGCAGGGCATGGCCTTCACGGGCGGGTTCCAGGCGGAGCGGCTGGTGGTGTTGTCGCGGCCCGCGCGCTGGCGTCAGGAGTTGGCGCGGCTGCAGGCGGAGTTGAGCCAGGCGGTGAACGCCGTGGCCCCGAGCCCCGAGGCCGCGGCGCTCTTCCTCACCCTGGCCGCGGGGCAGCGCGCCTCGCTGGACGCGGGGCTTGAGGAGGACTTCTCGCGCAGCGGGCTCGCGCACGTGCTGAGCGTGAGCGGGCTGCACGTGGCGGCGCTCGCGCTCATGACGCTGGCGCTCTTGCGCGGGGGGCTCGTGCGCCTGGGCGCGGTGGTGCGTCCGCTGCGGCGGCTGGAGGCGCGCCGGCTCGCCGCGCCCGTGAGCGTGCCCTTCGTCTGGGCCTACGTCGTCTTCACCGGGACGCAGCCCCCGGCGGTGCGCTCGGCGGTCATGGCCTCGTGTGTGTTGCTGGGGCTCGCGCTCTGGCGGCGGGCCGATGGGCTCAACAGCCTGGCCGCCGCCGCGGCCGTGCTCGTCGTGTGGGGGCCCTCCAGCGTGGCGGATCTCTCCCTCCAACTGTCCTTCCTCGCCGTCTTCAGCCTGCTCCTGCTCACGCCCGCCCTGCGCGAGGCCCTGCCCGTGCCGCCGCCGGATCCCCGCGAGTCGCGCTGGCTCGCGCGGCACGGGGGAAAGCTGCGCGAGACGGTGCTGGAGACGTTGTGCGCGAGCGGCGCGGTGACGCTGGCCAGTCTTCCCCTGGTGGCCGCGACGTTCGGGCGGGTGAGCCTGGCGGGCTTCGTGTCCAACATCGTGTGTCTGCCCTTGTGCGGCGTGCTCACGGGCTTCGCCGCCGGCGGCGCCGCGCTCCAGGTCGTGTCGCCCTGGCTGGCCACGCCGCTGCTCTGGGGCGGCGCGTGGGCCTCGTGGGTGCTGCTCGGGCTCACGCGCTTCTTCGCCCACGTGCCGCTGGCCACCGTGGACGTACCCGCGTTCGGCCTCGCGGCGTCGCTGCTGTACGCGGCGGGGCTCGGGTTCTGGGCGCTGGGCGAGCGGCGCTGGCGGTGGGGCGGGCTGCTGGTGCCTGGCGCGCTGGCCCTGGCGCTCGTGTGGCCCCACGTGCGCCCCGAGCCCGGACTGCGTCTCACCTTCCTGTCCGTGGGCCAGGGCGACGCGCTGGTGCTCAGCTCCCGCGGCCACCATGCCCTGCTGGATGGCGGCGGCGTGCCCGGCGGCGCCGATCCCGGCCTCCGGGTGGTGGTCCCCTTCCTCCAGGCCGCGCGCATCCCGCGGCTCGACCTGGCCGTGCTCTCCCATCCCCATCCGGATCACGCCCTGGGGCTCATCTCCGCGCTGGAGAAGGTGCCCACCGAGCGGCTGTGGCTGCCCGCGGGCAGCACCCACGGGCCCCTGTCCCGGCGGCTCATCGCCGTGGCCTCGGGGGCGGCCATCGAGGAGGTCCAGCGCGGCCGGGCCGTGTACGCGCTCGGCGAGGCCACCGTGGAGGTGCTGGGGCCCCCCGAGGAGCGCGAGTGGCTGGAGGGCGTGAACGACCAGAGCGTGGTGCTGCTCGTGCGCCATGGCGACGTCACGGTGCTGCTGCCCGGAGACATCGAGGAGGCGGGCGAGGCCGCCCTGCTGGAGGGTGCCCGGCTGGGGCCGGTGACGGTGCTCAAGGCGCCCCACCACGGCTCGCGCACCTCCTCCACGCCGGAGTTGCTCGCGGCGGTGCGGCCCCGCTACGTCGTGTTCTGCGTGGGCCGCCGCAACCGCTTCGGCTTCCCCCATCCGGAGGTGGCGGCGCGCTACCGGGACCTGGGCACCGAGTGCCTGCGCACGGACCTCCAGGGCGCCATCACCCTGGAGAGCGACGGGCACGACGTCCGCTTGAGTGCCTTCCTGCCCTCCCCCTCGCCCGGCGAGCGGGATGTCGTTGCCGGTCCCCTGTCTCATCACCAGCCTTAG
- a CDS encoding CarD family transcriptional regulator, whose amino-acid sequence MQTSFKTGDKAVYPGQGVGEVMGIEHTEVAGQRQSFYVLRILENGMRIMIPINKVGSVGLREIISEEDVKQVYSILREKDISVDSTTWNRRYREYMEKIKTGSVFEIAEVLRDLYLLKGDKDLSFGERKMLDTARSLLIKELSLAKDCSEDEIESDLKKIFNLA is encoded by the coding sequence GTGCAGACGAGCTTCAAGACCGGTGATAAGGCTGTGTACCCTGGCCAGGGCGTCGGCGAGGTGATGGGTATCGAGCACACCGAGGTCGCTGGGCAGCGTCAGTCCTTCTATGTGTTGCGCATCCTGGAGAACGGCATGCGCATCATGATCCCGATCAACAAGGTGGGCTCGGTTGGCCTCCGCGAGATCATCAGCGAGGAGGACGTCAAGCAGGTCTACTCCATCCTGAGGGAGAAGGACATCTCGGTCGACTCCACGACGTGGAACCGTCGCTACCGGGAGTACATGGAGAAGATCAAGACCGGTTCCGTGTTCGAGATCGCCGAGGTGCTGCGCGACCTCTACCTCCTCAAGGGCGACAAGGACCTGTCCTTCGGTGAGCGCAAGATGCTGGACACCGCGCGCTCGCTGCTCATCAAGGAATTGTCGCTGGCCAAGGACTGCTCCGAGGACGAGATCGAGTCGGACCTGAAGAAGATCTTCAACCTGGCCTGA
- a CDS encoding FHA domain-containing protein — translation MSPPNPKRPPRSPLPTPGDTTARSDDVELPFDDDEVAPLQADDPRPQRVPQFPVGSRRRGPRGGAGASRESKDREMPPARFTSGEYEDAGHARAFLYVERGPGSGQLVPIHQGVLRLGRSSASDLRLQHPSISRRHAQLTRHGDRLLLKDLGSQNGTYVNRVRLHTERELFSGDEIAMGNALLRLRGPGPVPERPARAYSRKPSSLRVRMSNQRMLLLASATGALVAVFLMLPLMRVMRSMSAASQASAAHAEHPGFSEITESIEEVPPTPVRVAPPPQPTTRPPVPTADKGDTGREARRRTEAEVLTHYMQGRLDEALALARAGQLDTQAALLTRFQAEWTAGRTALEDGDSRAAVTHLTSALALDQEIARGKGVLARQVRTRLNEAQRASP, via the coding sequence CGTGGAACTGCCCTTCGACGACGACGAGGTGGCGCCGCTCCAGGCGGATGATCCCCGCCCCCAGCGCGTTCCCCAGTTCCCCGTGGGCTCGCGCCGCCGGGGCCCCCGGGGAGGCGCGGGCGCGTCCCGGGAGAGCAAGGACCGCGAGATGCCGCCAGCCCGCTTCACCTCGGGCGAGTACGAGGACGCGGGCCATGCGCGCGCGTTCCTCTACGTCGAGCGGGGACCGGGCAGCGGCCAGCTCGTGCCCATCCATCAAGGCGTCCTGCGGCTGGGTCGCTCCTCGGCGTCGGACCTGCGGCTGCAGCACCCGTCCATCAGCCGGCGCCACGCCCAGCTCACGCGGCACGGGGACCGGCTGCTGCTCAAGGACCTGGGCAGCCAGAACGGCACCTACGTCAACCGCGTGCGGCTGCACACCGAGCGCGAGCTGTTCTCCGGCGATGAGATCGCCATGGGCAACGCCCTGCTCCGCTTGCGCGGTCCCGGGCCCGTGCCCGAGCGCCCCGCCCGTGCCTACAGCCGCAAGCCCTCGTCGCTCCGGGTGCGCATGAGCAACCAGCGCATGCTGCTGCTGGCCTCCGCCACGGGCGCCCTGGTGGCCGTCTTCCTCATGCTGCCCCTCATGCGGGTGATGCGCTCCATGTCGGCCGCGTCCCAGGCGTCGGCCGCGCACGCCGAACACCCCGGCTTCTCGGAAATCACCGAGTCCATCGAGGAGGTGCCGCCCACGCCGGTCCGGGTGGCCCCGCCCCCGCAGCCGACGACCCGGCCCCCCGTGCCCACCGCGGACAAGGGCGACACCGGACGCGAGGCGCGCAGGCGGACCGAGGCCGAGGTCCTCACGCACTACATGCAGGGGCGGCTCGACGAGGCCCTGGCCCTCGCCCGCGCGGGGCAGCTCGACACGCAGGCCGCCCTGCTCACCCGCTTCCAGGCGGAGTGGACCGCGGGCCGCACCGCCCTGGAGGACGGTGACTCCCGGGCCGCCGTCACCCACCTCACCTCGGCGCTCGCGCTCGACCAGGAGATCGCCCGGGGCAAGGGCGTCCTGGCGCGCCAGGTGCGCACGCGCCTGAACGAGGCCCAGCGCGCGAGCCCATGA